The sequence GGGATGCTGTTCGACGGCTTCCAGGGTCTGGCCCACCTGGAGGCCCTGGAGATCCTGTCCAGGGAGAGCGAGGCCAAGGTGATGTCGTGgagccatcacacacacgcatgacagagagagttggtgataagtgtgtgtgtgtgtgtgtgtgagggggtgggatatgtgagagaaagaaagtgtgagagagattgagagtgcctgtgtgtgggagggagggggggagggagggtgtgtttgtgagaaagGACTTGTGACTAAACatgacccgtgtgtgtgtgcgtgtgggtgggggtgtgtgtgtgtgtgtgtgtaggtgaagtCTGTCCTGACCACCCTGTCAGGGGAAGAGCTAGCCCAGCTGAGACACGACCTGGAGCTGATCAAGGAGCCCTTCTCCCTGGTCGAGTTCGATGACGACGAGGTGGACGAGAAGAAAGGTAGAGAACGCCGCAGGAAAACATCCCAGGCTGGGAAccgttttgtttttattgtgtattttacTCACGTCAATATTAGTATAAAATGTCAGTGCCTAGGATATGCACAGCTAAAGCATATACGTCTCTCTTTCAGACGAAGATGGCTCGGAGTTTCTAAGGGAATTAACAGAGGCTCTGAATGGGCTGCGCTTATCAACAACAGCCAACAAGCTGGGAAAGGTAGGGACAGACATGtgcctgttagtgtgtgtgtgtcgccatCCACTGGTCATTGTTGGTAAGACGGAGCGCATATTTTGCTCCTGATGTAACCAGTATTACATCGATATATTATTTTGTTGTGGCTTATAACTGATGAAAGTTGATGACGATAGGTGAAAGTTGATGGTAATCTCTGGGTTTATCAAATGCATTTCCCTCCGCAGGCCAGCAGGGGCGCCTGTGAGCAGATTGCTGAGATGACCAAGCCTGTGGAGGCGGAAGAAGAAGGGCAAGAAGATGAGACAAAACCGTACACGGTCGAGGTAGGAGAAGAAGAAATAgctacacacaaaaaaaaaatccaacctATAAGTACCGTAGGAAACGGCACAAGTGGCAGATAAACAAAGTCGTTTTTCTCGTccctgttacatttacattacattttacatttatgcatttagcagacgcttttatccaaagcgacttccaagagagagctttacaaaagagcataggtcactgatcataacaacgaggtagtcccaaacattgcaagcagccaaaacatgaagtatacattgtgaaaaaactaagtgccaaaagggaagacccataagagcatgcagttatacaagttacagtgttcacttcctgttcacttcctgttcacttcctgtcaggACGTCCACTCGGCCGCCATCCGGAGCCTGGCGGAGCTGACCGCTCGCTCCATCGAGCAGTTCCACAAGGTGGCGGAGATGATCCTGTTCTCGCACAGCCCCGAGGTTGCGACCCTGGAACAGGCCCGCATCCTCGCACAGTACGTCCCTGCCTGCCCGCCTCCCAAGGCTCTAGATCCCATCTCTCCAGAGCACCATAAACGACTGAACGAGGCCGTCCAGGCATTTAGTCGTGGATAAGGAACACAGACCGGACAATCTGGCCTTCGAGAAACACTGCATGTCATGCGGGTGTTTCCTTCAACTTCTTTTCACTGAATATTCTGCTTATCCTCCAGGGTAACCATTGTTTTGTGCAAGGAGGTATCTCTGCAGTCCAAGAAGTTCACCTCCGCTTTAACCACATTAGGGGTAAGAtccttcctcctgtctcttctcccaCACGCATGTTCACCGAAAGCGAGTACCAGCTATTTGTCTACCTTGCAACTACATTTGCCGCACCCTACGTTCTGGATTGAAGTATGGAAGGACGTTTAAAGGACATCTTGTTTGTCTGGCATTCCACCAGATTGTCTGGGATGAGTTTCTTCAACTTTTTCAGACTTTATTTAATAGAAAGTGTAAGTGTCTCGATTCGGGAGGGTGAGTGTCTGGGCGATGGCAAATTGGTGTCGTTTGTCTTCCTGACACGGCAGTAATGGAGATGCAAAAGCTGCAGGATGAAaatcaggagagagcagggtgatATCGGAAAGGACGGACTCTTAACGAGATGTAAATGTTTTGGtgttgtgtttctttttttctgtcttttttccgCAGGCGAGTAAGGGAGGTGACGTGCTCAATCCTCTCATCACCGGTGTATTTCTAGAGGTGGGGGTCTGACTATCTCCACGCCTGCTGCATgtcacagcgtgtgtgtgtgtgtgtctgagcggtAGAGAATGACAAGAATAAGTACACCACCACACAATTGTATACTCATCCATAAagcaccttcctctcctccttcttcttctcttctcctcctcatcctttttcttcttcttctcttctccagGCTTCCAACAGTGCGTCCTACATCCAGGATGCCTTCCAGCTGCTCATGCCCGTCCTGGAGGTCACACACATCCAGAGTAGGACAGACTCGGCCCAGCCGTGACCACTTCCTCTTTCTACAGCGGTGACAACTTCCTGCCTCGACAGCAGTGCCAATAATGGACTCGTAAGTTTAGCTGTAAAGGATTCCTTTGCTGGCTGTATTGCCATGCTACACTcctaaacacacacctgcagacacGTTGGGGGGTAGAGCGGGAGGGGGTCGGATACGTTAACAGTGTGGTACTGGCTTTAACTGGTCTGCTGATTGGCCCTTGAGCTTAAGAGGCAACTTAGGGAAGCCTTTATCAAACTGGTGTTGTCATTGCCGTTTTCTAAACAGCCTCGACTTTTAATTCTGTTTTAGTTCATCTCACCTAATTTGACGCCTGGAAGGAAATGTATTCTTCAACAGTGTTTTTTGTCATTTTGCTCAGTGCTGAAAGCATATAGCATTGTAGATAGAAGCATTTAGTTTCAGGGTCTAGAGATGATGCTGCATTTTGAATAGTACTTGCTCATCCAAGTCAGTAGTAAATGTCTTTTatatgtatgtttgtttgtttgtttttacaacTGAATACATTTGGTTAATCTCTCAATGACTAATTCAGTTCTTTATTCAGAACACTAATACCTCAGGATGAAACAGTATTTCAGGTGTGTTCTGTACATGTCTGTCTAACGTTAAATTTGACCTccaatttattttattgttggaacaaattacccctTTACAGATTCAAAACTGTCACAGAAGTTGCAATTTTGTGTAATTTGATTATATAACCAGTGCTCTTTCACGGTATCAAGTGTTATTTTCGGGGGGAATTTAATTGTCAGGTATTTTCTGTATTTCAAATAAAAGGTTTTTCTTTAACAAAAATACTTTAACTGATTACTGTGACACACTAAGGTCAAAGGGGCTGATACATAGTTCTATACCAGTCAGTCACGTCGAAAATAATATTTTATCGCCATGTTCACAATGGCACTCATTGGTTGAGTATCAGTAATAAATCATCAAGTGGCTGGAGGATTCACACATGAATTGGAAACATACCGGTGTGTAATAAGTCACAGAAATTAAGGAAAATTAAGcagttgaaataaaaacatttagttTTGAAGAGTTTTGAGCAAGGTAGGTGAAACGTGGGTACCACTCAGGCGCGAAGCCTTGTCCGAAACCACGCATGGGGATTGCTGGACTCCGCGCCTGCGCATATGTATTTCTATGACTTCCGATGCACAAGGAACACCAAGGTCTAACAGCGGCCCCGACAGAATAATCTACACCGCGACGTGTCAGGTATTGTTTTAAGAGATTGCAGTGGTTTAAATGATTGTACTGTCCTATTTAAAATACGTTTTAATCAAGCGAGGTCTACAAAGCAGTCCAAGTTATCCCTCTTACTAACGTTAGCCATTAATACGCAGCTAGCTAACTGTTTAGCTGTTGCTAGCTTCCTATCAAGCTAGCTTGTTGTCAAGCTACCCTACCAAAAGGCAAAACATACGACATGCAGGTTGCTAGTGTTACTAGCTTAGCTAGTTACGGTTGGATATATGAGGAAGCTAAAGTTACCCTTTGCGTTTATCTGACCAGCTTTCTATCAAGATAGCCGAAACAGCAAGGTATCTCGGTAGTTGGCTAGCCTGCTACAGAAAGAAACGCAAGCCAGTTTGCTGCGACGCTGGCCAGATAACTTGTGCATTGTTTCCCCCCAACGTTTGCCAACCAGCCAAGTAAGAATTTCTTACGGTAATCGTGTAAAATACGACATGTGTCAATTAGCTATGAAAGAAACACTGCTGGAGATGTCAGCCTGATTCAAGAGGCTACCCATAGTATCACTGCTATAGCTGGCGCAAGTCTGGCGTCGCTGCTCCTGCAAACTGGGTTTTGATTTGGCCGCCTACGTTTCTTCAAAAATGAATGAGGTAGTTTTTTGGGGTCGAAGCCTGGAAGCTTTGTCATTTAAAGCCAGCCGTTCTATCTTTCCTGTCATGCAGTTTATAAATCCGAGAGGCAGTGTTTCTGCTACATTTTGCAGCGGCGACCCGCCCCTACAAAAGTCGCATTTATACGACTCAGTAGAAACGGTCGTCCGCTTCATCTCCACTTGGAGGATGAGAAACTGGAACAGTTACAGGACAATTGCTTGCAAACTCATAAGgactaaatacaaataaacagtACAGTCTTTTCGTCTCAGTCTGTCAGGCAGCAACAAACTGGGAGGACTGTAAGCACAGGCTGGACCGTAAATATGTTCTAAAGTTTGTTGCATGCGCGCACCACCCAGCATACTAACTTTAAAAAATGTTAAAATCACAACTGTATTCCTTCAACAGAGTCGTTTTCTTCGCCTGGCTGCCCCGCTTAGTGCTGCAGAATTGTTGGGGTTTTCAGTCCTCTCCTCAGCCTGCGAGAATGCCTGCTGCACTTGCAGATACGAGTCAGATTATCTGCGAGGTCTGGGCGAGTAAcgtagaggaggagatgaggaagatCCGACAGATCGTTCAGACCTTCAGCTACATCGCCATGGTAACgtttcacccccctcccccccttctctctcactgactTCAGGATTTGGCGCAtcttctaaccccccccccccgcatgtTCTCTTGGTTCGATCCTCCAGGACACAGAGTTCCCAGGCGTGGTGGTCCGGCCCATCGGGGAGTTCCGCAGCACGGTGGACTACCAGTACCAGCTGCTGCGCTGCAACGTGGACCTGCTGAAGATCATCCAGCTGGGCCTGTCCTTCATGAACGAGGACGGAGACTACCCTCCAGGAACCACCACGTGGCAGTTCAACTTCAAATTCAACCTCAcgtaaggaacacacacactgctctgtgTGATGCGTGAGCACCACAAAATGGCGACGAGGTCCCTCCgtttggggaaaaaaacgtggagGGCCGAACAGCTGCTgaccctcctgcctctctctgtctctgtctctctctccctctacccctcctgcctctctgtctctttctgtctttctctctccctcctgcctctctctctgtctctctctccctcccgcctctctctctgtctctctctccctcccgcctctctctctgtctctctctcccccccagagaAGACATGTACTCCCAGGACTCCATAGACCTGCTGCAGAACTCGGGCCTCCAGTTCAAGAAGCACGAGGAGGAGGGCATTGACACGCTGTACTTTGCAGAGCTGCTCATGACGTCGGGGCTGGTGCTGTGCGAGAACGTCAAGTGGCTCTCCTTTCACAGGTACGTCCTCGGGGACCGGGCGTGCGTCACACAGGCTGAAAACCATCTTGGGAACCCAAGATGGAACCCCCCCCCTTGGAACCCAACAACATACTGAAACACAGGGTGTTTGTCTCCCCAGTGGGTATGACTTTGGCTACCTGGTGAAGCTCCTGACGGACACGCGGCTCCCGGAGGAGGAACACGAGTTCTTCCAGATCCTCAACCTCTTCTTCCCGGCCATCTACGACGTCAAGTATCTGATGAAGAGCTGCAAGAACCTCAAGGTAAAACTCGACCCGTGCCGATTGGCTGGGCGGCTGTCTGGATGTCGCCGGGTAAAGGTTTTTGAGGAATTATAACCGAAAGGTGATCAGGAGAGGAATGACCATGACTGTAGAAATGTCAAGCAAAGATGATGACTGAGAAAGTCCTTGTGACTAAAcatgaaccctgtgtgtgtgtgtctctgtgtctcgctctccctctctgtctctctttctgtctctctctctctctccctctctgtctgtctgtctctctctgtctctccctctctgtctctctttctgtctctctctctgtctctctgtctgtctgtctctctctgtctctctctctctgtctctctctctccctctgtctctccctctctgtctctccctctctgtctctctctctctttctctctgtctgtctgtgtgtctgcaggggggGCTCCAGGAGGTGGCTGACCAGCTGGAGCTGAAGAGGATTGGCAGACAGCATCAGGCTGGGTCAGACTCTCTGCTCACTGGGATGGCCTTCTTCAGGATGAAGGAGGTAGGAACCAGGCCCTCAGGCCCCTAGGCCCTCAGGCCCCACACAAGGCCTGGGGCTTCAGAGCTGGATGCTTTGTCAGTGCATGTCCATTTTCTTTTGTAACCATACTGCCCCTTGCCACTGATTAAACGTTTTTAATAGCGTAGTTCCTGTAATGTCAAACCTTTTCTGACCagattctctctctcagcttttCTTTGAAGACAACATCGACGACGCAAAGTATTGTGGGCGATTGTACGGCCTGGGCTCGGGCTCCACCCAAAACCAGAACGGCATATCGAGCTCCGCCCAGGAGGAAACCAACAACAAGCACTGACCGACAGACGACCtgcccagtcagccagccagtcagcccgTCAGGACGCTAGCTAGCGAGGCCTGTGGCTTCCTCTCCTGTTTTAACCCACCCAGCAGGCGTTTCTCACCCCTGCGCCCACCCTCCCCGGGGGAGTCCAATCCACCAGCTCAGCAGGTGGACACTGGTTTCAGACCCATCCACAACACACTGACTCTCCAGCTGAACCATTCTGTCCTGGTTCAGAACCCCTTTCTCCCCGATCCCCACCAGGACATTACCCCCCCCAccatcacaccccccccccccccaccaccaccatcacccatTGAGAAAGAACCACCTTCAGGAAAAAACCTTTTATCTTTGTTTTAAAAGCATCGCAGTTATAATacccttcttttttttaaagcatgGGACCAGCTCTTGTGTATTGTGCTGCGACAATGAGAAGTGTAGCATTTGGAACTGCCCTGTGGCCGTTCTCACTGGAATTCCTGCTTAACAACAACCACAACTTCAGTCAGTAgtcctgtacccccccccccccccccaccatcatcaccaccacccccccccccccccccccccccccctcccaggttaCTGTGAGAGACATGCTTGTACCTGAGATTGTACAATTTTAAATGATGCTGGGAAGGTATgtaaattaaaatgtaaaatttccATGAAGACAACATGTTTTTAGCGTTATTACTCAGAAGAAGGAGTTTTAGCTGGGTGAGGTGTGAATGTGGAACGGGCGACTGCAGTTCTGTTACAGGATTCTTGTTTCTCTtgatttaacttttttttttgttctcctGCCGAGTTGGAACAGATGTTCGTGGTTGATATTGTTTTTACATCATACATTGTTTGAAACAGTTGTATATTAAAACATTTTCTATTTTCAATGTGAAAGTGATACATGTCTTGTGTCAGGCACTCTGctgttatttgtgttttttttttacacgctCAGCAGTTCTCCATATTGTATGCTGCATGTGTATTTTTTAGTAACTAGAACATCCTATATAGTATTAGCGTTCAATCCTGGTCTTTTACTTCTGCTGTCCAGTATGTTTAGgaggtttccctgctccagcacacctgaaaCTAATGAAGGGTCGTTACCaagcttccacagagcttgataacagcCCCAGTACCAGCTGGAGAATCCACTGGCTTACATTAGTGTTGGAGTGAAAAACTTCCATATTGTCTTGTTGTATTTACACTTTCGGCTAAATTAAGACTCCATAGCAACATGAAATAATGTTGACCGTAATGACACATTCTTAGAGAAAACAATATAAGGTTTTATTCATACAACCATACAGTATAAACCGGCCAAGTGCTCTCACGATACACTTAGAAACGACGACAAAACAAGTCAGTTCACACGATCAAGAGCTGGAATCGAGGAAAATAGCGATGGCTCGTTCCGTAGTGACAGTTAGGACAGGAAGTGCTGGGCGGCCTTGCGGAGGTCGGAGGTCGTGCCGTGTCTGGTGAGCAGGTCGCGAGCCAGCGTCTGATTGGCCGCCCCGACTAGAGTGCAGCTCTGACTGAGGTAGAGGATGACCAGGCAGCACTCCATGATGTCTGGGAGCTCGCTCTTCtggacacgggggggggggggggggggagcaaaaTAAAGCGAATAGTGTCAGGAGGAAACTGccttttggggggagggggtcagctAGATTTTTCATTccttaattgggtgtgcttgcgtcagcaaggcaCACGGTACGTTATCTGACATATATAATTTCCTTCACTCCATCATTCATTCGTTCGCTCATCCACTCTGTCATTCATGCTTTCGTCACCTTCACGTCATCTGGCAGCCCCTCCACCTCTTTGTGATGCTGGGAAACCATGGCGACCAGGGAGGGCAGGGTGTCGCCACCAGCGCTGGAAACAGGAAGATCAGACGTGGTGACCTCATCATGACATCACTACCATCCATTTAAATGTGTCGGACCCAGCCTCTATGTAGGTCTAACTACGTAGATGTTTTGACTGACAGATACTTTGATGAACCTAGCAGTGAAACATGACCTACCACAGAGTAGCAGCTGTGGACTCCtggctgtctgggtgtgtggcttcctgggtggtggtggtggaggaggagggaggggaggcctgGCCTTCCCCAGCAGGGGGCTCCGTTTCCTGGGCACGGCTGTGCTGGTGCACCATGGA comes from Hypomesus transpacificus isolate Combined female unplaced genomic scaffold, fHypTra1 scaffold_383, whole genome shotgun sequence and encodes:
- the cnot8 gene encoding CCR4-NOT transcription complex subunit 8 codes for the protein MPAALADTSQIICEVWASNVEEEMRKIRQIVQTFSYIAMDTEFPGVVVRPIGEFRSTVDYQYQLLRCNVDLLKIIQLGLSFMNEDGDYPPGTTTWQFNFKFNLTEDMYSQDSIDLLQNSGLQFKKHEEEGIDTLYFAELLMTSGLVLCENVKWLSFHSGYDFGYLVKLLTDTRLPEEEHEFFQILNLFFPAIYDVKYLMKSCKNLKGGLQEVADQLELKRIGRQHQAGSDSLLTGMAFFRMKELFFEDNIDDAKYCGRLYGLGSGSTQNQNGISSSAQEETNNKH